Proteins encoded by one window of Halobaculum halobium:
- a CDS encoding short-chain fatty acid transporter, translated as MSTRGGGTVVQRFGRRLAGTVERWMPSPFLFAILLSYVVFLGGVLLEGEGPAAMVGHWYGGFWALLTFGMQMVLILVTGYAIAYHPRVQDLIGRLAGTTNSGAGAVVLVGVVAMVASWIQWGMGLIVGAVLAREVGRQAYQRGIDVHYPLLCIAGYMGLGLTWHWGLAGSAPLLINTPDNVFIQQGVLDGLVPISQTIFSSYSLTLTVLAIVYASLVLYLLAPDPENAEGIDEYVDEAKLEDSVDTSGPDIDTPADAIDQSRLVGGLIAFAGVAFSVWTFANQGLNALNLNVVNFAFMFVGLLLFTRPRAYQEQFYDAVTATGGIILQFPFYAGIIGMMNGSGLTETLADALVSVATPTTFPAIAWVTAGIINLFVPSGGGEWTVVGPTVVAAAQELGVPVGKATVAYAVGDAHTNLFQPFWALPLLGITGMRARDIFGYGMAMLLLLIPFLALALTFVPY; from the coding sequence ATGTCAACACGTGGCGGTGGCACGGTCGTACAGCGATTCGGACGCAGGCTGGCGGGAACGGTGGAGCGGTGGATGCCGAGCCCGTTCCTGTTCGCGATCCTGTTGAGTTACGTCGTCTTCCTCGGCGGCGTCCTCCTCGAGGGCGAGGGGCCGGCCGCGATGGTCGGCCACTGGTACGGCGGCTTCTGGGCGCTGCTCACCTTCGGGATGCAGATGGTCCTCATCCTCGTGACCGGGTACGCGATCGCGTATCACCCGCGCGTGCAGGACCTCATCGGCCGCCTCGCCGGGACCACGAACTCCGGCGCCGGCGCGGTCGTGCTCGTCGGCGTCGTCGCGATGGTCGCCTCGTGGATCCAGTGGGGGATGGGCCTCATCGTCGGCGCCGTCCTCGCGCGCGAGGTCGGCCGGCAGGCGTACCAGCGCGGCATCGACGTTCACTACCCGCTGCTGTGCATCGCGGGCTACATGGGCCTCGGGCTGACGTGGCACTGGGGGCTGGCGGGCTCTGCGCCGCTGCTCATCAACACGCCGGATAACGTGTTCATCCAGCAGGGCGTGCTCGACGGCCTCGTCCCGATCTCTCAGACTATCTTCTCGTCGTACTCGCTCACGCTGACGGTGCTCGCCATCGTCTACGCGTCACTGGTGCTGTACCTGCTCGCACCCGACCCCGAAAACGCCGAGGGGATCGACGAGTACGTCGACGAGGCCAAACTGGAGGACTCGGTTGACACCTCGGGGCCGGACATCGACACTCCCGCCGACGCCATCGATCAGAGCCGTCTCGTGGGCGGGCTGATCGCCTTCGCCGGCGTCGCCTTCTCCGTGTGGACGTTCGCGAACCAGGGCCTGAACGCGCTGAATCTGAACGTCGTCAACTTCGCGTTCATGTTCGTCGGCCTGCTGCTGTTCACTCGCCCGCGCGCGTACCAAGAGCAGTTCTACGACGCCGTCACCGCGACCGGCGGCATCATCCTCCAGTTCCCGTTCTACGCGGGGATCATCGGGATGATGAACGGCTCCGGACTCACCGAGACGCTCGCGGACGCGCTCGTGAGCGTCGCGACGCCGACGACGTTCCCGGCGATCGCGTGGGTCACCGCGGGCATCATCAACCTCTTCGTCCCCTCCGGCGGCGGCGAATGGACGGTCGTCGGCCCGACGGTCGTTGCGGCCGCCCAGGAGTTGGGCGTTCCGGTCGGCAAGGCCACCGTCGCGTACGCCGTCGGCGACGCGCACACGAACCTGTTCCAGCCGTTCTGGGCGCTGCCGCTGCTGGGCATCACCGGAATGCGTGCTCGCGACATCTTCGGCTACGGGATGGCGATGCTGCTGCTGCTCATCCCGTTCCTGGCGCTCGCGCTCACCTTCGTTCCGTACTGA
- the cdd gene encoding cytidine deaminase, translating into MTADPADDPLVAAAREAFADAYVPYSEYPVGAALRTADGTVYMGCNIENANYSNSLHAEEVAIAEAVKHGHTEFDRLAVASDAADGVTPCGMCRQTLAEFCDGDMEVVCDEGDGVTTYTLGELLPDTISLETLTDAAERRQQR; encoded by the coding sequence ATGACAGCCGACCCCGCCGACGACCCGCTGGTCGCGGCCGCCCGCGAGGCCTTCGCAGACGCGTACGTCCCCTACTCGGAGTACCCGGTCGGAGCGGCGCTTCGAACCGCCGACGGCACGGTCTACATGGGCTGCAACATCGAGAACGCCAACTACTCCAACTCCCTGCACGCCGAGGAGGTCGCGATCGCGGAGGCGGTGAAACACGGCCACACCGAGTTCGACCGCCTCGCCGTCGCCTCCGACGCCGCTGACGGCGTCACTCCCTGCGGGATGTGCCGCCAGACGCTCGCCGAGTTCTGCGACGGCGACATGGAGGTCGTCTGCGACGAGGGCGACGGCGTCACGACCTACACCCTCGGGGAGCTGCTGCCGGACACGATCAGCCTCGAGACGCTCACTGACGCCGCGGAGCGCCGCCAGCAACGATAG
- a CDS encoding dihydropteroate synthase has translation MRTVDAAGLQIGDDHPPRIMGVLNVSKESPYDPSVYDDPGDAAAYVDEELIGEGADIVDVGLESANKRFEVLSAEEELERLDTAIETMESVSGDAVFSIETRYHEVADAALSRGFDMVNDICGFADPELPRVCEEYDAAVAKMASPPDLERPGAVEDVDDIYEALSLNGFTDKTIVDPAFGGWSEDKTLADDRETFHRLREFRGYGRPLLVSINRKNFLRSVAGRDTEGALPVSLAATSMAVERGAHIVRTHDVAETRDAALIGKEFARNRATRGGEISVEELDVATTGDARRHVERFGGDPAVAADAVARVYEFDGLDPEAIGALRAAAADASAVLVADATGSSALLIGTVAETAAAAAAANGATEALDAALSCVTRPTE, from the coding sequence ATGCGAACTGTCGACGCCGCGGGCCTCCAGATCGGCGACGATCACCCGCCGCGGATCATGGGCGTGCTGAACGTGTCGAAGGAGTCGCCGTACGATCCCAGCGTGTACGACGACCCCGGCGACGCAGCGGCGTACGTCGACGAGGAACTGATCGGCGAGGGCGCCGACATCGTCGACGTGGGGCTCGAGTCCGCGAACAAGCGGTTCGAGGTGCTCTCGGCCGAGGAGGAACTGGAGCGCCTCGACACCGCGATCGAGACGATGGAGAGCGTCTCCGGCGACGCGGTCTTCTCCATCGAGACGCGCTATCACGAGGTCGCCGACGCGGCGCTGTCTCGCGGGTTCGACATGGTGAACGACATCTGCGGGTTCGCCGACCCGGAGCTGCCCCGCGTCTGTGAGGAGTACGACGCCGCGGTCGCGAAGATGGCGTCGCCGCCGGACCTGGAGCGGCCGGGCGCCGTCGAGGACGTGGACGACATCTACGAGGCGCTCTCGCTCAACGGGTTCACCGACAAGACCATCGTCGATCCGGCGTTCGGCGGCTGGTCCGAGGACAAGACCCTGGCGGACGACCGCGAGACGTTCCACCGCCTCCGGGAGTTCCGCGGCTACGGCCGGCCGCTGCTCGTGTCGATCAACCGGAAGAACTTCCTCCGGAGCGTCGCCGGCCGCGACACCGAGGGGGCGCTCCCCGTCTCGCTGGCGGCGACCTCGATGGCCGTCGAGCGCGGCGCTCACATCGTCCGCACGCACGACGTGGCCGAGACCCGCGACGCCGCCCTCATCGGGAAGGAGTTCGCCCGCAACCGCGCGACGCGAGGCGGCGAGATCTCCGTCGAGGAGCTGGACGTTGCGACGACGGGGGACGCCCGCCGACACGTCGAGCGATTCGGCGGCGACCCGGCCGTCGCCGCCGACGCCGTCGCCCGCGTGTACGAGTTCGACGGGCTCGACCCCGAAGCGATCGGCGCGCTGCGCGCCGCGGCCGCCGATGCGTCGGCGGTACTTGTCGCCGACGCGACCGGTTCGTCGGCCCTGTTGATCGGGACCGTCGCCGAAACAGCGGCGGCCGCAGCGGCCGCGAACGGGGCTACGGAGGCGTTGGACGCCGCGCTGTCGTGCGTCACACGTCCGACAGAGTAA
- a CDS encoding AMP-binding protein, whose product MAPTEVDTDEIVHEPGEAFAEATNVRAFMREHGIDDYEELIERTTTELDGEPDSGVDWFWDELVDYLDIDFYEEYDAVRDDTDGPQFSDWYPGGEINVAHNVLDRHAAGDARDDVACVWEGEPGDVREVTFGDLHEQSNRVANYLESKGVDTGDTVGLYMPMVPEVMSILYGCFKVGAIAVPIFSGFGVDATATRIDDSECSVLFTGDGFYRRGSEITLKDAADEAIDEVGHVDDVVVFDRLGGSDPDAAVEVPWDDDRDSWWADSVAEASPVYETKSLPSDQESMLLYSSGTTGTPKGIVHTHAGVQLQCAKEIHFGFDQKPDDVFWWVSDIGWMMGPWTLIGNHSFGGTVLMYEGAPDHPGPDRFWETIDRHDVTQFGISPTAIRALRKHGDEHVEGHDLSSLRILGSTGEPWDPESWLWFYEHVGNGEIPIVNISGGTEICGCFLMPMPDQPLKPCTLGGPGLGMDIDIVDEAGESIADSNERGYLVARDSCPSMTKSLWSGDERYLAEYWSTFTEPPLWNHGDWAQKDEDGFWFLHGRADDTLNVAGRKVGPAEIEGVLIDHDAVNQAVAVGVDDDTTGTAVVAYVVLEPGADPGDDLREELRALVGEEHGKPFRPREILFVQEFPKTQSGKIIRRAVSAVYEGEDPGDLSSMENPEALEAIREAS is encoded by the coding sequence ATGGCCCCGACGGAGGTCGACACGGACGAGATCGTCCACGAGCCCGGCGAGGCGTTCGCCGAGGCGACGAACGTCCGCGCGTTCATGCGCGAGCACGGCATCGACGACTACGAGGAGCTGATCGAGCGCACCACCACCGAGCTCGACGGGGAACCCGACTCGGGCGTCGATTGGTTCTGGGACGAGCTGGTCGACTACCTCGACATCGACTTCTACGAGGAGTACGACGCGGTGCGCGACGACACCGACGGGCCCCAGTTCTCCGACTGGTACCCGGGCGGCGAGATCAACGTCGCGCACAACGTCCTCGATCGCCACGCAGCCGGCGACGCCCGCGACGACGTGGCGTGCGTCTGGGAGGGGGAACCCGGCGACGTGCGCGAGGTCACCTTCGGGGACCTCCACGAACAGAGTAACCGCGTCGCGAACTACTTGGAGTCGAAGGGCGTCGACACCGGCGACACGGTCGGCCTCTACATGCCGATGGTCCCCGAGGTGATGAGCATCCTCTACGGCTGCTTCAAGGTGGGTGCGATCGCCGTACCGATATTCTCGGGCTTCGGCGTCGACGCGACCGCGACCCGGATCGACGACTCCGAGTGTTCGGTGCTGTTCACCGGCGACGGCTTCTACCGCCGCGGCAGCGAGATCACGCTGAAAGACGCCGCAGACGAGGCGATCGACGAGGTCGGCCACGTCGATGACGTGGTCGTGTTCGACCGTCTCGGCGGTAGCGACCCGGACGCCGCTGTCGAGGTCCCGTGGGACGACGACCGCGATTCGTGGTGGGCCGACTCCGTCGCCGAAGCGTCACCAGTGTACGAGACGAAATCGCTACCCTCGGATCAGGAGTCGATGCTGCTGTACTCCTCGGGGACGACGGGGACGCCCAAGGGGATCGTCCACACTCACGCCGGCGTCCAGCTGCAGTGCGCCAAGGAAATCCACTTCGGCTTCGACCAGAAGCCCGACGACGTGTTCTGGTGGGTCTCCGACATCGGCTGGATGATGGGGCCGTGGACGCTCATCGGGAACCACAGCTTCGGCGGCACGGTCCTGATGTACGAGGGCGCGCCCGACCACCCGGGCCCGGACCGCTTCTGGGAGACGATCGACCGCCACGACGTGACGCAGTTCGGCATCTCGCCGACGGCGATCCGCGCGCTGCGCAAGCACGGCGACGAGCACGTCGAGGGACACGACCTCTCCAGCCTGCGGATCCTCGGGTCGACCGGCGAGCCGTGGGACCCCGAGAGCTGGCTGTGGTTCTACGAGCACGTCGGGAACGGCGAGATCCCGATCGTCAACATCTCCGGCGGCACGGAGATCTGCGGCTGCTTCCTCATGCCGATGCCCGATCAGCCGCTCAAGCCGTGCACGCTCGGCGGTCCCGGACTGGGGATGGACATCGACATCGTCGACGAGGCGGGCGAGTCGATCGCCGACTCCAACGAGCGGGGCTACCTCGTCGCGCGCGACTCCTGTCCTTCGATGACCAAGAGCCTCTGGTCGGGCGACGAGCGCTATCTAGCGGAGTACTGGTCGACGTTCACGGAGCCGCCGCTGTGGAACCACGGCGACTGGGCGCAAAAGGACGAGGACGGCTTCTGGTTCCTTCACGGCCGCGCCGACGACACGCTCAACGTCGCCGGTCGGAAGGTCGGCCCCGCCGAGATCGAGGGCGTTCTCATCGACCACGACGCCGTCAATCAGGCGGTCGCCGTCGGCGTCGACGACGACACCACCGGTACCGCCGTCGTCGCGTACGTGGTGCTCGAACCGGGCGCCGATCCGGGCGACGACCTGCGCGAGGAGCTTCGCGCGCTCGTCGGCGAGGAGCACGGGAAGCCGTTCCGCCCCCGCGAGATCCTCTTCGTCCAGGAGTTCCCCAAGACGCAGTCGGGGAAGATCATCCGCCGGGCCGTCTCGGCCGTCTACGAGGGCGAGGATCCCGGCGACCTCTCGTCGATGGAGAACCCCGAGGCGCTGGAGGCGATTCGGGAGGCGAGCTAG
- a CDS encoding SDR family NAD(P)-dependent oxidoreductase codes for MTDDTAGAFDPATAFDLSDRVAVVTGGTRGIGRAISLGLATAGADVVPTSRTAAAVEDAVAAVESRGVDSLACPADVTDTADVTDLFATVAADLGGPDIVVNNAGVNPDGALGPPEATTEDGEGFVLDVNLRGAFRCARAAAESLRASDGGSLINVASVGGLVGLPRQHPYVASKHGLVGVTKSMALDWAPEVRVNAVAPGYVLTDLTADIEGNEQLMASIRSRTPLDRFAEPEEVAGPVVFLASDAASYVTGTCLAVDGGWTAR; via the coding sequence ATGACAGACGACACCGCCGGCGCGTTCGACCCCGCGACCGCCTTCGACCTCTCCGACCGCGTCGCCGTCGTCACCGGCGGGACCCGTGGCATCGGACGGGCCATCTCGCTGGGGCTGGCGACTGCCGGCGCCGACGTGGTTCCCACGAGTCGGACCGCCGCGGCCGTCGAGGACGCCGTCGCTGCCGTCGAATCCCGCGGCGTCGACTCGCTTGCGTGCCCGGCCGACGTGACCGACACGGCCGACGTGACTGACCTGTTCGCGACGGTCGCGGCTGACCTCGGCGGGCCGGACATCGTCGTCAACAACGCCGGCGTGAACCCCGACGGCGCGCTTGGCCCGCCGGAGGCGACGACAGAAGACGGCGAGGGGTTCGTCCTCGACGTGAACCTCCGGGGAGCGTTCCGGTGTGCCCGCGCCGCGGCCGAGTCGCTGCGCGCGAGCGACGGCGGGAGCCTGATCAACGTCGCCTCCGTCGGCGGGCTCGTCGGACTCCCCCGGCAACACCCGTACGTCGCCTCCAAGCACGGCCTCGTCGGGGTGACGAAGTCGATGGCGCTCGACTGGGCGCCCGAGGTGCGCGTGAACGCCGTCGCCCCCGGGTACGTTCTGACCGACCTGACGGCCGACATCGAGGGGAACGAGCAGCTGATGGCGTCGATCCGCAGCCGGACGCCCCTCGATCGCTTCGCCGAGCCCGAGGAGGTCGCGGGACCGGTCGTGTTCCTCGCGAGCGACGCCGCCAGCTACGTGACGGGCACGTGTCTCGCGGTCGACGGGGGGTGGACGGCGCGGTGA
- the sod gene encoding superoxide dismutase yields MSYELDPLPYDYDALEPHISEQVLTWHHDTHHQGYVNGWNSAEETLEQNREAGEFGSSAGAIRNVTHNSSGHILHDLFWQNMSPEGGDEPSGALADRIAEDFGSYEAWKGEFEAAAGNASGWALLVYDTFSNQLRNVVVDKHDQGAIWGGHPILALDVWEHSYYYDYGPARGDFVSAFFEVVDWTEPSARYEQARELFE; encoded by the coding sequence ATGAGCTACGAACTCGATCCGTTGCCGTACGACTACGACGCGCTGGAGCCGCACATTTCCGAGCAGGTGTTGACGTGGCATCACGACACCCATCACCAGGGCTACGTCAACGGCTGGAACTCGGCTGAGGAGACGCTCGAACAGAACCGCGAGGCCGGCGAGTTTGGTTCCTCGGCGGGCGCGATCCGGAACGTGACGCACAACTCTTCGGGGCACATTCTGCACGACCTGTTCTGGCAGAACATGAGCCCCGAGGGCGGCGACGAGCCGTCGGGCGCGCTCGCTGACCGGATCGCCGAGGACTTCGGCTCCTACGAGGCGTGGAAGGGCGAGTTCGAGGCCGCCGCCGGCAACGCGTCGGGCTGGGCGCTGCTCGTCTACGACACGTTCTCGAACCAACTGCGCAACGTGGTGGTGGACAAACACGACCAGGGCGCAATCTGGGGCGGCCACCCGATCCTCGCGCTGGACGTGTGGGAGCACTCCTACTACTACGACTACGGCCCCGCCCGCGGCGACTTCGTCTCCGCGTTCTTCGAAGTCGTCGACTGGACCGAACCCAGCGCCCGCTACGAACAGGCCCGCGAACTCTTCGAGTAA
- a CDS encoding DUF7520 family protein encodes MSDRGATDGVDDSGGDRPTGDPSADDGHSPRDSGGATDDGGLIEGEPSAVEASGRPYLIGAAAVVTLFAAAAGYVVAANNAVGSVTVFGAVTVPGTPTAVAAYGAVLSLAVLGVLFGLVTVAARFDDDAVN; translated from the coding sequence GTGAGCGATCGAGGGGCCACCGACGGCGTCGACGACAGCGGCGGCGATCGGCCGACGGGCGACCCGTCCGCCGACGACGGACACTCGCCCCGTGACAGCGGGGGAGCGACCGACGATGGGGGACTGATCGAGGGGGAACCGAGCGCCGTCGAAGCGTCCGGTCGCCCGTACCTGATCGGCGCGGCCGCGGTCGTGACGCTGTTCGCGGCCGCCGCGGGGTACGTCGTCGCCGCGAACAACGCCGTCGGCTCCGTGACGGTGTTCGGCGCCGTCACCGTCCCGGGAACGCCGACGGCCGTCGCCGCGTACGGCGCGGTGCTCTCGCTCGCGGTGCTTGGCGTGCTGTTCGGCCTCGTGACGGTCGCCGCTCGGTTCGACGACGACGCGGTGAACTGA
- a CDS encoding DJ-1/PfpI family protein — MNIDVLLYEGFDELDAVGPFEVFRNAEAAGADFRTRLVGLDDAGLVTASHGMRVEAESVLADPGDLDLLVVPGGGWNDRSEAGAWAEYERGAVSEAVAAHHDAGATVASVCTGGMLLSKAGVFDGRPAVTHASALDDLRDTDADVREERVVDDGDVLSAGGVTSGIDLALHIVEREAGAEVAESVATTMEYTRQHDAYEPGAIAGAE; from the coding sequence ATGAACATCGACGTACTGCTGTACGAGGGGTTCGACGAACTGGACGCGGTCGGTCCGTTCGAGGTGTTCCGCAACGCCGAGGCCGCCGGCGCCGACTTCCGCACGCGCCTCGTCGGCCTCGACGACGCCGGCCTCGTCACCGCGAGCCATGGGATGCGCGTCGAGGCAGAGAGCGTCCTCGCCGATCCCGGCGATCTCGACTTGCTCGTCGTCCCCGGCGGCGGCTGGAACGACCGGAGCGAGGCGGGCGCGTGGGCCGAGTACGAGCGCGGTGCGGTTTCGGAGGCGGTCGCGGCTCACCACGACGCCGGGGCGACGGTCGCATCTGTTTGTACCGGCGGGATGCTGCTCTCGAAAGCGGGCGTCTTCGACGGCCGTCCCGCGGTCACGCACGCCTCCGCGCTCGACGACCTCCGCGACACCGACGCCGACGTGCGCGAGGAACGCGTCGTCGACGACGGCGACGTGCTCTCGGCGGGCGGGGTCACCTCGGGCATCGACTTGGCGCTCCACATCGTCGAGCGCGAGGCCGGTGCCGAGGTCGCGGAGTCGGTCGCGACGACGATGGAGTACACCCGCCAGCACGACGCGTACGAGCCCGGCGCGATAGCTGGAGCGGAGTGA
- a CDS encoding cryptochrome/photolyase family protein gives MRLFWHRRDLRVADNRGLAAAVEATDDDRAVVPVFVFDDDVLAHGAPPRIRFMLDALAELRADYRERGSDLVVARGDPAEVLPDLADEFDADAVVWNEDYSGLARKRDARVRMALDDAGVARETRHDAVHHEPGTITTNQGDPYAVFTYFWKKWRDREKADPFDAPAGGDLVAADAVAGESLPSIADLGFEEPAADVQAAGTEAARERLAAFCEDAVYRYDAARDYPAKEATSRLSTDLKWGTIGVREVYAATEEAMAEAEAMDDGGDEDDGPVASVEEFRSQLAWREFYTQVLWANPEVATENYKDYERDIEWRSDEAAMEHLAAWTEGKTGYPIVDAGMRQLREEAYMHNRVRMIVASFLTKDLLLDWRHGYEHFKQHLADHDTANDNGGWQWAASTGTDAQPYFRIFNPMTQGERYDPDAKYISEYIPELASVSPDNVHSWHELSVGRRRQLAPKYPDPIVDHSEMRERALSMFKRARGEEEEEASAD, from the coding sequence ATGCGCTTGTTCTGGCACCGGCGCGACCTGCGCGTCGCCGACAACCGCGGCCTCGCCGCCGCGGTCGAGGCGACCGACGACGACAGGGCGGTCGTCCCGGTGTTCGTCTTTGACGACGACGTACTGGCCCACGGCGCTCCTCCCCGGATCCGGTTCATGCTCGACGCACTCGCTGAACTACGAGCCGACTACCGCGAACGCGGCTCGGATCTGGTCGTCGCACGCGGCGACCCGGCCGAGGTGCTCCCGGACTTGGCCGACGAGTTCGACGCCGACGCCGTCGTCTGGAACGAGGACTACTCCGGGCTCGCCCGTAAGCGCGACGCCCGCGTCCGGATGGCGCTGGACGACGCCGGCGTCGCCCGCGAGACCCGCCACGACGCGGTGCACCACGAACCGGGGACGATCACGACGAACCAGGGCGACCCCTACGCGGTGTTCACGTACTTCTGGAAGAAGTGGCGCGACCGCGAGAAGGCCGACCCGTTCGACGCGCCCGCGGGCGGCGATCTCGTCGCCGCCGACGCCGTCGCCGGCGAGTCTCTACCGAGCATCGCGGATCTCGGCTTCGAGGAGCCGGCGGCCGACGTGCAGGCCGCCGGCACCGAGGCCGCCCGCGAGCGCCTCGCCGCGTTCTGCGAGGACGCCGTCTACCGCTACGATGCGGCCCGCGACTACCCGGCGAAGGAGGCCACCTCCCGGCTCTCGACGGACCTCAAGTGGGGCACGATCGGCGTTCGGGAGGTGTACGCCGCCACCGAAGAGGCGATGGCCGAGGCGGAGGCGATGGACGACGGCGGCGACGAGGACGACGGCCCGGTCGCGTCCGTCGAGGAGTTCCGGTCGCAACTCGCGTGGCGGGAGTTCTATACGCAGGTGCTGTGGGCGAATCCCGAGGTGGCCACTGAGAACTACAAGGACTACGAGCGCGATATCGAGTGGCGGTCGGACGAGGCGGCGATGGAACACTTGGCGGCGTGGACGGAGGGGAAGACGGGGTACCCCATCGTCGACGCGGGGATGCGCCAACTGCGCGAGGAGGCGTACATGCACAACCGCGTGCGGATGATCGTCGCGTCGTTCCTCACGAAGGACCTGCTGCTCGATTGGCGCCACGGCTACGAGCATTTCAAGCAGCACCTCGCGGATCACGACACCGCCAACGACAACGGCGGCTGGCAGTGGGCCGCCTCGACCGGCACCGACGCCCAGCCGTACTTCCGCATCTTCAATCCCATGACGCAGGGCGAGCGCTACGACCCCGACGCCAAGTACATCTCGGAGTACATCCCTGAACTCGCGAGCGTTTCTCCCGACAACGTCCACTCGTGGCACGAGCTATCGGTGGGGCGCCGTCGCCAGCTCGCTCCGAAGTACCCGGATCCGATCGTCGACCACTCGGAGATGCGCGAGCGGGCGCTGTCGATGTTCAAGCGCGCTCGCGGCGAGGAGGAAGAGGAAGCGAGCGCTGACTGA
- a CDS encoding GNAT family N-acetyltransferase, whose product MYVRDAKNRDEAWLLDHIEEMGLDERSFRSRDYVIAVEEGSNTRAGFGRLRVHKTDDGDFVELTGIGVLESWRGQGVGAHVVERLVEEAGDQEFEAVYCFTPTATYLEQFGFEQLDDDAVPDPLADRLDQVRIDEGDAATPLRLDREEFTMPEHFRERFKAASADGGAAEPEVHETAEDFGIDPDEATYKYDTGG is encoded by the coding sequence ATGTACGTCCGCGACGCCAAGAACCGTGACGAGGCGTGGCTGCTCGATCACATCGAGGAGATGGGTCTCGACGAGCGATCGTTCCGGTCGCGCGACTACGTCATCGCGGTCGAGGAGGGGTCGAATACGCGCGCGGGGTTCGGTCGCCTGCGGGTTCACAAGACCGACGACGGCGACTTCGTCGAGTTGACCGGGATCGGCGTGCTGGAGTCGTGGCGCGGGCAGGGCGTCGGCGCGCACGTCGTCGAACGTCTGGTGGAGGAGGCCGGCGACCAGGAGTTTGAGGCGGTGTACTGCTTCACGCCGACGGCGACGTACCTCGAGCAGTTCGGGTTCGAGCAACTGGATGACGATGCGGTTCCCGACCCGCTCGCCGACAGGCTGGATCAGGTCCGCATCGACGAGGGCGACGCGGCGACGCCGCTGCGGCTCGACCGCGAGGAGTTCACGATGCCCGAGCACTTCCGCGAGCGGTTCAAGGCCGCCTCGGCCGACGGCGGCGCGGCCGAGCCAGAGGTACACGAGACCGCCGAAGACTTCGGCATCGACCCCGACGAGGCGACCTACAAGTACGACACCGGGGGATAA
- a CDS encoding bile acid:sodium symporter family protein, translating to MIDQLGAVGRIASKYFVVWVVAAAGAALVRPDPFIPVLDYVTPLLGLIMLGMGLTLQPEDFERLVERPVDVGIAAATQWLVMPLAAYGLYLLFDLPDAIGIGLILVGAAPGGTASNVMTYLGRGDVALSVAVTTLTTLAAPIVMPAWTLFALGETVDVTFAQMFGSIVQIVIVPVVLGFAIRYVLDRRAPEAAEAGVDVFPLVSVVAIVAIVAGVVGANVDNILTAGALVLLAVVVHNGIGLGAGYGVGLAARMPEDRRRTCAFEVGLQNSGLAVALATSLFSPAAALIPALFSVWHNVSGPALASFFSWRDDESERSTGVAAAPTDD from the coding sequence ATGATCGACCAGCTCGGTGCGGTGGGTCGGATCGCCAGCAAATACTTCGTCGTGTGGGTTGTCGCGGCCGCAGGTGCGGCGCTCGTCCGCCCGGACCCGTTTATTCCGGTGCTCGACTACGTCACGCCGCTGCTCGGCCTGATCATGCTCGGGATGGGGCTGACGCTCCAACCCGAGGACTTCGAGCGGCTCGTCGAGCGTCCCGTCGACGTGGGGATCGCGGCGGCCACGCAGTGGCTCGTGATGCCGCTGGCGGCGTACGGCCTGTATCTCCTGTTCGACCTCCCGGACGCGATCGGGATCGGACTGATCCTCGTCGGCGCCGCGCCCGGCGGTACCGCCTCGAACGTGATGACGTACCTCGGCCGCGGCGACGTGGCGCTGTCGGTGGCCGTCACGACGCTCACGACCCTCGCCGCGCCGATCGTGATGCCCGCGTGGACGCTGTTCGCGCTCGGCGAGACGGTCGACGTGACGTTCGCGCAGATGTTCGGGAGCATCGTCCAGATCGTCATCGTCCCCGTCGTTCTCGGGTTCGCGATCCGGTACGTGCTCGACCGGCGAGCGCCCGAAGCGGCGGAGGCGGGCGTCGACGTGTTCCCGCTGGTCAGCGTGGTCGCCATCGTCGCGATCGTCGCCGGCGTCGTCGGCGCGAACGTCGACAACATCCTGACCGCGGGCGCGCTGGTGCTGCTCGCGGTCGTCGTGCACAACGGGATCGGCCTCGGCGCCGGCTACGGCGTCGGCCTCGCGGCGCGGATGCCGGAGGACCGTCGGCGGACGTGCGCGTTCGAGGTCGGACTCCAGAACAGCGGGCTGGCAGTCGCGCTGGCGACCTCGCTGTTCTCGCCGGCGGCGGCGCTGATCCCCGCGCTGTTCAGCGTCTGGCACAACGTCTCGGGCCCCGCGCTCGCGAGCTTCTTCAGCTGGCGTGACGACGAGAGCGAGAGATCGACGGGGGTCGCGGCGGCACCGACTGACGACTGA